In a genomic window of Occallatibacter riparius:
- a CDS encoding carboxymuconolactone decarboxylase family protein, translating into MSRISRLDRSHVSPEIAARYDKVFAQRGNVPNMFRVMAHRPEIFATMQDHFAAVLSTGTVSTKLKELIIVRTSQVNETPYCLASHSVLARGLGWSDDQLSHLAEWQSREDFTPAEKAALWLAETVTRNANAVTDEQFAELRTFYSEGEIVELLCAIGLFNYFNRFNNALRMEPTKPGEGGVEAQAAPPADAVAVHGLK; encoded by the coding sequence ATGTCGCGCATTTCCCGCCTGGACCGCAGCCACGTATCCCCTGAAATTGCCGCTCGTTACGACAAAGTCTTCGCCCAGCGCGGCAATGTGCCCAATATGTTTCGCGTGATGGCGCACCGGCCCGAGATCTTCGCTACCATGCAGGACCACTTTGCGGCTGTTCTCTCGACCGGGACGGTCTCCACGAAGCTCAAAGAGCTCATCATCGTCAGGACCAGCCAGGTGAACGAGACGCCCTACTGCCTGGCCAGCCACTCCGTGCTTGCGCGCGGTCTGGGGTGGTCGGATGATCAGCTATCGCATCTTGCCGAGTGGCAGAGCCGCGAGGACTTCACTCCTGCCGAAAAGGCAGCCCTCTGGCTGGCTGAGACCGTCACGCGCAACGCCAACGCGGTCACCGACGAGCAGTTTGCCGAACTGCGGACCTTCTACTCAGAGGGAGAGATCGTCGAATTGCTCTGCGCTATTGGGCTATTCAATTACTTCAACCGCTTCAACAATGCGCTGCGCATGGAGCCCACCAAGCCCGGCGAAGGCGGCGTCGAAGCGCAGGCGGCGCCGCCGGCTGACGCGGTTGCCGTTCACGGGCTCAAGTGA
- a CDS encoding tyrosine-type recombinase/integrase: MAMKYQKGTVYPRGQKVKMWYGKYTVYLRNEEGKEVGKRRNVPLCPKAGTPKWKAEQMLHSLILKETGIPAKTSPGIIPDETATFQWFVEERYLPMREGTWSPAYRKINTYEIKHYLVEHFGRIPLNQLGTFEIQVWLNKLATKYSQSVVRHCHINIRSIMQTAKKLKFLATDPAEDVSMPQTKPVEKPVMTQDQILKLIGKIHDLHDLCLMYVGIFCGPRSSEVLGLQWKSWTGTTLVPHGTAFEGRFYPGRLKNRSSRAPIGVPEQVRPVIEAWKKLSPDPSPDALMFPTFGRGERKGKAVPRWGKNFLRWRVRPIAKKLEIPESLITFQVMRRTLGTNLQHHGTLKDAQGALRHASIRTTGDVYVQTIETSVLNAMNSRTMEILADWKPAILDGKVTPISDATPKRRTVKVETQLDQLGPSAEGRNVVSA; the protein is encoded by the coding sequence ATGGCAATGAAGTATCAGAAAGGGACCGTCTACCCGAGAGGGCAGAAGGTGAAAATGTGGTACGGCAAATACACGGTGTATTTGCGAAATGAGGAAGGAAAGGAGGTTGGAAAGCGTCGCAACGTTCCGCTCTGCCCAAAGGCGGGTACGCCGAAGTGGAAAGCAGAGCAAATGCTGCATTCGCTGATACTCAAAGAGACAGGAATTCCCGCGAAGACTTCGCCCGGCATCATTCCCGATGAAACCGCAACATTTCAATGGTTCGTCGAAGAGCGATACCTGCCGATGCGAGAAGGTACCTGGAGCCCGGCCTACCGGAAGATCAATACGTACGAGATCAAGCATTATCTGGTGGAGCACTTTGGGCGAATTCCTCTGAACCAGCTCGGAACCTTCGAGATCCAAGTCTGGCTTAACAAACTCGCAACAAAATATTCGCAGTCGGTGGTTCGCCACTGCCACATCAACATCCGCTCGATCATGCAGACGGCGAAGAAGCTGAAATTTCTCGCAACCGATCCCGCAGAAGACGTGAGTATGCCGCAGACCAAACCAGTCGAAAAACCCGTGATGACGCAGGATCAAATCCTGAAGCTCATCGGGAAGATCCATGACTTGCACGATCTGTGCCTGATGTACGTCGGAATTTTCTGTGGGCCAAGATCCAGTGAGGTTCTCGGGCTTCAATGGAAGTCCTGGACGGGTACAACACTGGTTCCGCACGGAACGGCATTCGAGGGACGCTTCTACCCTGGTCGACTGAAAAACCGGTCGAGCCGGGCACCGATAGGAGTTCCGGAGCAAGTCCGACCGGTCATCGAAGCATGGAAGAAGCTCAGCCCCGACCCGTCTCCTGACGCTCTAATGTTCCCGACTTTCGGTCGGGGCGAGCGGAAGGGCAAGGCGGTACCACGGTGGGGCAAGAACTTCCTCCGGTGGCGGGTTCGTCCGATCGCGAAGAAGTTGGAAATCCCGGAAAGCCTCATCACATTTCAAGTGATGCGGCGGACCCTGGGAACCAACCTGCAGCACCACGGCACGCTCAAGGATGCGCAGGGTGCATTACGGCACGCGAGCATCCGCACGACGGGCGATGTCTACGTACAGACGATCGAGACGAGCGTCCTGAACGCGATGAACTCCCGCACGATGGAAATCCTCGCGGACTGGAAACCTGCAATTCTTGATGGGAAGGTGACACCGATCAGCGACGCGACTCCGAAGAGGAGAACCGTCAAGGTCGAAACTCAGTTGGACCAACTTGGACCAAGCGCTGAAGGAAGGAATGTCGTAAGTGCTTGA
- a CDS encoding helix-turn-helix domain-containing protein, translated as MATATARTAMQTTTPASETEEFATSDRDDDRLLDARQVAAKLGVSERFIRDHTTRRSPRIPGVKLGKLLRYRAADVAIFMAELNTQPSSRRS; from the coding sequence ATGGCAACTGCCACGGCCCGGACCGCAATGCAAACCACCACACCCGCATCCGAAACGGAAGAATTTGCCACGTCAGATCGAGACGATGATCGCTTGCTCGATGCACGCCAAGTGGCCGCCAAGCTGGGCGTATCGGAACGCTTCATCCGCGACCACACAACCAGACGTTCACCCCGCATTCCCGGCGTAAAGCTGGGGAAGCTTCTTCGCTATCGAGCTGCTGACGTCGCAATCTTTATGGCCGAACTTAATACGCAGCCCTCTTCCCGCCGCTCCTAG
- a CDS encoding LysR family transcriptional regulator: MSDLLEFRLLKFIVAIAETANFTRASERLFLAQPTLSQQVIALEEGLGVQIFVRRREGVSLTPAGQMLYAYAQEALELRDEIVGAARAMDRGEIPVLRVGLSTFINPDSVQSLQQAYTRLFPDSPIQMAGGHPVQLLQRMEEKALDAAILPLPVTGTNWVVSHVASDPLVVCMRADDPLASSREVQPSELAGRLKVFRDPETHPAAHHRLMEMLLEIGIRPEASCLAATPADIQMMVQSRCGLALVDERTVLPSDLTLRPIAGAKWTADTAFVHHASANHIALSILLRHLPKAKRTTTRKMPLRQHPLKPIQLELMA, encoded by the coding sequence GTGTCGGACCTACTTGAATTCAGGCTTCTCAAGTTCATCGTTGCGATTGCGGAAACGGCCAACTTTACGCGGGCTTCCGAGCGGTTATTCCTCGCCCAGCCAACACTGAGTCAGCAGGTCATTGCGTTGGAAGAAGGGCTCGGAGTTCAGATTTTTGTTCGACGGCGTGAAGGGGTCAGCCTAACGCCCGCCGGGCAAATGCTCTACGCCTATGCGCAGGAGGCGTTGGAACTGCGAGACGAAATCGTAGGTGCAGCACGCGCGATGGATCGAGGCGAAATACCAGTTCTGCGCGTGGGCTTATCGACCTTTATCAATCCTGATTCCGTGCAATCTCTGCAGCAAGCGTATACCCGTCTATTCCCTGATAGCCCCATTCAAATGGCAGGTGGTCATCCGGTTCAACTCCTTCAGAGAATGGAAGAGAAGGCGCTTGACGCTGCAATCCTCCCGCTTCCCGTGACCGGAACAAATTGGGTTGTGTCGCATGTCGCATCCGATCCTCTTGTCGTCTGTATGAGAGCGGATGATCCTTTGGCGTCGAGCCGAGAGGTGCAACCATCCGAGTTGGCTGGTCGGCTGAAGGTATTTCGCGACCCGGAAACTCATCCCGCCGCACACCATCGACTCATGGAAATGCTGCTGGAGATCGGGATTCGACCGGAAGCCTCCTGCCTCGCGGCAACACCGGCGGATATTCAGATGATGGTCCAAAGCCGGTGCGGTTTGGCTCTCGTTGACGAGAGAACTGTACTGCCTTCAGATCTCACGTTGAGGCCAATTGCGGGAGCCAAGTGGACCGCTGACACGGCCTTCGTACATCACGCGAGCGCCAATCATATTGCGCTCTCGATTCTCCTTCGACATCTTCCCAAAGCCAAGCGGACGACCACTCGCAAGATGCCGTTACGCCAGCACCCATTGAAGCCGATCCAGTTGGAACTGATGGCATAA
- a CDS encoding carboxymuconolactone decarboxylase family protein has product MTLIPLHTKETAPEQAKPILERYEKNIGLIPNLFRLLAHSPDALKGVADLHAGLGRSLGARTRERIHIMTAEVNGCDYCLTTHTYLAGKFTKLTPEDMELNRKGHSTDPKADAALQFAYKVAKSRGHIEAADFEAVRAAGYTDAQIVDIVAEIAFSFTTNLFDNTFKTDFDTGFPVLHTHYNELEGAAK; this is encoded by the coding sequence ATGACCCTCATTCCCCTGCACACGAAGGAAACAGCTCCCGAACAAGCCAAACCGATCCTTGAGCGATATGAGAAGAACATCGGACTGATCCCCAATCTGTTCCGATTGCTCGCGCACAGTCCGGATGCCCTCAAGGGTGTCGCCGACCTGCACGCTGGGCTAGGCAGGAGCCTTGGCGCCAGAACTCGCGAACGCATCCACATCATGACCGCCGAAGTCAATGGGTGCGACTACTGCCTAACAACCCACACATATCTCGCAGGTAAATTCACGAAGCTGACTCCCGAGGACATGGAACTCAATCGGAAGGGCCACTCCACCGACCCGAAAGCCGATGCCGCTTTGCAGTTTGCCTACAAGGTGGCCAAATCGCGGGGCCATATCGAGGCCGCCGATTTCGAAGCCGTACGAGCTGCCGGCTACACCGATGCGCAGATTGTTGACATCGTGGCAGAGATTGCGTTCAGCTTCACAACCAATCTTTTCGATAACACTTTCAAGACCGACTTTGACACCGGGTTTCCTGTACTCCATACCCACTACAACGAGTTGGAAGGCGCAGCAAAGTAA
- a CDS encoding alpha/beta fold hydrolase, with the protein MSATTTYKTISVADRRSGSTLNLFYREAGPQDAPTILLLHGFPSSSHQYRGLMDRLAGKYHVIAPDLPGFGFSDAPPGETFGYTFDHLAEIMEGFTDALNLTRYALYVFDYGAPVGFRLAVSRPERVAALISQNGNAYEQGLSDGWSPIKAYWEKPTEENRNNLRAFFQAGTTQFQYHHGEADTTRIAPESYTLDQHFLDRAGNDEIQLDLFGDYKSNVAAYPKFHEYFRTHKPATLAVWGKNDPFFLPAGAEAFRRDLPEAEIRFVDAGHFALEAHLDEIAQIVGVFLARTLDAEQGKALFGELNMNSVPVGGKDLVRGMADVFGFVPNLGYALGVEPAVLDVYIKMLQALGQTVLDPIAQQVALGAASHVNGAEYAIAVHATLASKLGASKEIVDTIRNGGSFTDPKLEAVRRFTAAIASKRTQVSDSDVKALLAAGYDRRAAVALALAAGAKTLVNAVAHLARPCLDEGFQAK; encoded by the coding sequence ATGTCCGCAACGACCACATACAAGACCATCTCTGTCGCCGATCGTCGCAGCGGCTCAACTCTCAACCTCTTCTACCGCGAGGCGGGACCGCAGGACGCGCCCACGATTCTCCTGCTGCATGGATTTCCGAGTTCCAGTCATCAGTATCGCGGCCTTATGGACCGGCTCGCCGGTAAGTACCACGTGATTGCTCCGGACCTGCCGGGTTTTGGCTTCTCAGACGCTCCGCCGGGAGAGACCTTTGGCTACACATTCGACCACCTGGCGGAGATCATGGAAGGCTTCACCGACGCTCTGAACCTCACCCGGTATGCACTGTACGTGTTTGACTACGGCGCACCGGTTGGTTTTCGTCTGGCTGTCTCCCGTCCGGAGCGTGTGGCCGCGCTGATCTCGCAGAATGGCAATGCCTACGAGCAAGGCCTGAGTGATGGCTGGAGTCCAATAAAGGCTTACTGGGAGAAACCAACCGAGGAAAACCGGAACAATCTTCGCGCTTTTTTCCAGGCCGGTACGACGCAGTTTCAATACCACCACGGCGAGGCGGATACCACGCGGATCGCCCCGGAAAGCTACACACTCGACCAGCATTTTCTGGACCGGGCCGGAAATGACGAGATTCAGCTGGATCTGTTTGGCGACTACAAGTCGAACGTTGCCGCCTACCCGAAGTTTCACGAATACTTCCGTACGCATAAGCCAGCCACACTCGCCGTGTGGGGCAAGAACGATCCGTTCTTTCTTCCGGCTGGTGCGGAGGCGTTCCGTCGCGATCTACCCGAGGCTGAGATCCGCTTTGTCGACGCAGGCCACTTCGCGCTCGAAGCCCATCTCGATGAAATTGCGCAGATCGTCGGCGTCTTTCTCGCTCGCACGCTCGACGCCGAACAGGGGAAGGCTCTGTTCGGAGAACTCAACATGAACTCGGTTCCGGTCGGTGGCAAGGATCTGGTTAGAGGGATGGCCGATGTCTTTGGATTCGTGCCTAACCTCGGCTACGCATTGGGCGTGGAACCTGCCGTGCTCGATGTGTACATCAAGATGCTGCAGGCTCTCGGTCAGACCGTGCTCGATCCGATTGCGCAGCAGGTTGCGCTTGGCGCCGCGAGCCATGTAAACGGCGCGGAGTATGCGATTGCAGTTCACGCCACCCTCGCGTCCAAGCTCGGTGCCTCGAAGGAAATCGTAGACACCATCCGGAATGGCGGCTCATTTACCGATCCGAAGTTGGAGGCGGTCCGCAGATTCACCGCGGCGATTGCCTCTAAGAGGACACAGGTTTCTGACAGCGATGTGAAGGCACTCCTCGCGGCTGGCTACGACCGCCGGGCTGCTGTCGCACTGGCGTTGGCTGCGGGCGCCAAAACTCTCGTCAACGCGGTCGCGCACTTGGCACGTCCCTGCCTGGACGAGGGCTTCCAGGCGAAATAG
- a CDS encoding cytochrome P460 family protein, producing MKILKTMCLAVIGVAGVIVLAVNGPMARSAEAKQTKVGSSVVDARGSLHVPEDYRTSYQFLGSWALPAETGKSVKEIHNVYASPGAIDAYRKTGHFPEGAVLVKERFHTATQQMTPGTVSHAEKLVGWFVMVKESKNVHPDNKLWGDGWAWSYFDSANPLKTTSTNFKVDCLNCHQPAHATDYIYTLGYPPLARAH from the coding sequence ATGAAGATCCTCAAGACGATGTGTCTTGCCGTTATTGGCGTTGCAGGCGTAATCGTGCTGGCCGTTAATGGCCCTATGGCCAGAAGTGCTGAAGCGAAGCAAACAAAAGTGGGAAGCTCCGTCGTTGACGCACGGGGCAGCCTGCATGTCCCAGAGGACTACCGCACCTCTTACCAGTTCCTGGGCAGCTGGGCGCTCCCCGCAGAGACCGGCAAGAGTGTGAAAGAGATCCACAATGTTTATGCTTCTCCCGGCGCGATTGATGCCTATCGAAAGACGGGACATTTCCCGGAAGGCGCGGTGTTGGTCAAAGAAAGATTTCATACCGCCACTCAGCAGATGACACCCGGCACTGTGAGTCACGCCGAAAAGCTCGTCGGCTGGTTCGTGATGGTAAAGGAAAGCAAAAACGTTCATCCTGACAACAAGCTCTGGGGTGACGGCTGGGCCTGGTCCTATTTCGACAGCGCTAATCCGCTAAAGACGACGTCTACCAATTTCAAAGTAGATTGCTTGAACTGCCACCAGCCGGCACACGCCACTGATTACATCTACACCCTCGGATACCCACCACTCGCGCGTGCGCATTAA
- a CDS encoding c-type cytochrome, giving the protein MRKKAVLIPVLSLAAVALVGASLAASFDLSAVPEPGRVETTVANEAKNFLVHREARRSSIKEPSLTQSDLDNAQNVFGSECATCHGNDGRTPTDIGRGLYPRAPDLGNDEVQHWSDPEMFWIIRNGLRLTGMPAFGKQLTDQETWSLVRYLRTLRTSTPKS; this is encoded by the coding sequence ATGCGCAAAAAAGCAGTTCTCATCCCAGTCTTGTCTCTCGCTGCCGTCGCACTTGTGGGAGCATCTCTCGCTGCGTCCTTCGATTTGAGCGCGGTGCCGGAGCCGGGGAGGGTCGAAACGACCGTCGCGAACGAGGCCAAGAACTTCCTCGTTCATCGCGAAGCACGAAGATCATCTATCAAAGAACCATCTCTGACTCAAAGCGACTTGGACAATGCCCAAAACGTCTTCGGATCAGAGTGCGCGACTTGTCATGGGAATGATGGGCGCACGCCGACGGATATTGGGCGCGGTTTGTACCCTCGTGCTCCGGATCTGGGAAACGATGAGGTGCAACACTGGTCTGATCCCGAAATGTTCTGGATCATCCGAAATGGACTCCGCCTGACCGGAATGCCGGCATTCGGAAAGCAACTAACGGATCAGGAAACCTGGAGCCTGGTTCGGTACTTGAGAACATTGAGGACTTCGACGCCAAAGTCGTGA
- a CDS encoding TetR/AcrR family transcriptional regulator, producing the protein MPAALDAKEKAEIVDRLFVVFQDHGYEGASLADLSRATGLGKSSLYHHFPGGKEQMAEAVLEKGKAFIQAAVADVAKSAEPLKARVRRIVAALDQLYANGRNPCVLGRLAVSEIGPKGRQLAHDIFSIWTDGVAHLARETGMSQVRARQFAEDWIARVQGSLILYAANGDCSPFERAMNQLLELAKEKLPPDKRS; encoded by the coding sequence ATGCCTGCAGCTCTGGATGCGAAGGAAAAAGCGGAAATCGTAGATCGCCTGTTCGTCGTCTTTCAAGATCATGGGTATGAAGGGGCATCGCTTGCCGATCTTTCCCGCGCAACTGGGCTGGGGAAATCGAGCCTTTACCATCACTTTCCGGGAGGAAAGGAACAGATGGCCGAGGCGGTTTTGGAGAAGGGCAAGGCGTTTATTCAAGCCGCTGTTGCTGATGTGGCGAAGTCGGCCGAGCCTCTTAAAGCGCGCGTTCGGAGGATCGTTGCGGCACTCGATCAGCTCTACGCGAACGGACGTAATCCTTGCGTTCTAGGCAGACTCGCGGTTTCTGAAATCGGCCCTAAAGGCCGCCAGCTAGCGCACGATATTTTTTCCATCTGGACCGATGGAGTTGCTCACCTTGCTCGCGAGACCGGGATGTCACAAGTCAGGGCTCGCCAATTCGCCGAAGACTGGATCGCGCGCGTGCAGGGATCGCTGATCTTGTACGCAGCAAACGGTGACTGCTCGCCATTCGAGCGAGCGATGAATCAACTCCTGGAACTTGCAAAAGAAAAGCTCCCGCCAGACAAGAGATCTTAG
- a CDS encoding sensor histidine kinase gives MAFQVPSTFEDRIAALQSIEELKGLAPEELAWIASAGNERSVQDGDLVFSQGAPPHHLIFILAGEVTIKRHRSSPVSVLTGRTGRITGKTPFSRIRAWSAEGRASGNVWLLELHETAFPAMLTAIPSMTERIVRLLIDRNREYTRAEEQIGKLSALGKLAGNLAHEMNNPAAAARSAALALTQDTDTAGSDVRYHLGLKCPDQVVLHSYTRGLDVIRSKIKLGHGPKSSLEVTELEESMADWLRGKGFEDAWKLAPILAEAGLSISELQEFLAPVAAVLYPLALQDLFNTISRDAAIATVTQATGRIFQVVTAVKNYSYMDRQALQKIDLAKALEDVLMMFQPRLINVTIKKEIQPDLPLLEGYGAELNQAFFALIENSLDILGNRGLLTLAVKLQGDEFLVEVGDDGPGIPEDAKDRVFEPFFTTKPLGSGLGLGLDTVQRVVAKHFGTVAFDTSASGTVFHVRLPIARAEIY, from the coding sequence ATGGCTTTTCAAGTCCCCTCCACTTTCGAAGATCGCATTGCGGCTCTTCAGTCCATCGAAGAGCTGAAGGGCCTTGCACCAGAAGAATTGGCATGGATCGCTAGCGCCGGGAATGAACGATCGGTGCAAGATGGGGATCTGGTCTTTTCGCAGGGAGCGCCTCCACACCATCTCATCTTTATCCTTGCCGGCGAAGTAACGATTAAACGGCACAGGTCAAGCCCGGTTTCGGTGCTTACCGGCAGAACAGGCCGGATCACCGGGAAGACGCCTTTTTCACGTATCCGAGCATGGAGCGCAGAGGGCCGGGCCTCGGGCAACGTCTGGTTGCTCGAACTTCATGAAACCGCATTCCCAGCGATGCTCACAGCAATTCCGTCGATGACTGAACGAATAGTCAGGCTGCTGATTGATCGCAACCGAGAGTACACAAGGGCCGAAGAACAGATCGGAAAGCTGTCTGCCCTGGGCAAACTGGCGGGCAATCTAGCCCATGAGATGAACAACCCAGCTGCAGCCGCGAGAAGCGCTGCGCTCGCGCTAACTCAGGATACAGATACTGCAGGAAGCGATGTGCGCTATCACCTTGGCCTGAAATGTCCGGACCAGGTTGTTCTCCACTCGTACACCCGTGGACTAGATGTAATCCGATCAAAGATAAAGTTAGGGCATGGTCCAAAAAGCTCCCTTGAAGTGACTGAGCTCGAAGAGTCCATGGCAGATTGGCTCAGAGGAAAGGGCTTCGAGGATGCCTGGAAGTTGGCTCCCATTCTTGCTGAAGCGGGTTTGTCCATCTCTGAGCTCCAAGAATTCTTGGCTCCTGTCGCCGCAGTGCTCTACCCGCTAGCTTTGCAGGACCTTTTCAATACAATCAGCCGAGATGCCGCCATCGCGACAGTGACTCAGGCGACCGGGCGGATCTTTCAGGTTGTTACTGCAGTAAAGAACTATTCCTACATGGATCGACAGGCACTGCAGAAGATCGACCTAGCCAAGGCTCTGGAGGACGTTTTGATGATGTTTCAGCCTCGCTTAATAAATGTGACAATCAAGAAAGAAATCCAGCCGGACCTGCCACTTCTGGAAGGGTATGGGGCTGAATTGAATCAAGCCTTCTTCGCTCTAATTGAGAATAGCCTCGACATCCTGGGGAACCGTGGGCTGCTTACTCTCGCAGTGAAACTCCAAGGAGATGAATTCCTTGTCGAAGTCGGAGATGATGGCCCCGGTATTCCGGAAGATGCTAAGGACCGTGTCTTCGAACCGTTCTTCACAACCAAGCCCTTGGGTTCTGGTTTAGGGCTTGGGTTGGACACCGTCCAGCGTGTCGTAGCCAAGCACTTCGGGACCGTGGCCTTTGACACATCTGCTTCCGGCACAGTCTTCCATGTTCGGCTACCCATCGCACGTGCAGAGATCTACTGA
- a CDS encoding VirB3 family type IV secretion system protein produces MTKRGEPLPINQALNRPRAKLGLDLSAWMAIVFVCVTVFLVGFRLLAMMAFPTLAIAAWLIVRKHPKMFQLWGLSLNQKSYYDPRKY; encoded by the coding sequence ATGACCAAGCGGGGAGAGCCGTTACCAATCAATCAGGCGCTTAACCGGCCACGAGCCAAGCTCGGATTGGACCTCAGCGCATGGATGGCGATTGTCTTCGTCTGCGTAACGGTTTTCCTCGTTGGGTTTCGTCTCTTGGCGATGATGGCGTTCCCCACGCTCGCAATTGCTGCGTGGCTCATCGTCCGCAAACACCCGAAGATGTTTCAACTCTGGGGCCTGAGCCTCAACCAGAAGTCCTACTATGACCCGCGCAAATACTGA